The proteins below are encoded in one region of Qipengyuania sp. HL-TH1:
- a CDS encoding heme peroxidase family protein, protein MSGHEHHGMKPLEGMSAYCRRGHQPDHQRDDRFGRLFPKLSPAYIPIHTLEAIGRKGGPMDGKSKNDRTDTVPVGMVFFGQFVDHDITLDASTTFDSVVDDPGEIANVRTPTLDLDCIYGVGPEAQPYLYEQAGAFAGPKLLTGSDNPGQAGERDHDLLRSPNGRAMIGDPRNDENRIISQLQLAIIRFHNHVCDTLHAEDGFEGEELYEHAREETTWHYQWAVVNDFLAAMCGRPVVERILGCGRAHYCGDTPFIPIEFSVAAYRFGHSMIPMKIQVQKGKSPLELFGAILGGGFDALGTPDGVVDWHELLFTPANRQVERAQKLDLLLAGDLLQLPFITNAENSLATRNLLRGNAFLLPGGEKVAEAIGCDPKWTAKVKKRIAKLSDAVDGALSEHGVPLWLWILAEAEVIGREESDGSTKEGEALGPVGATIVAETIIGLLENDDHSYLGSNRNWSPRPEWDTLGKLVTAAQP, encoded by the coding sequence ATGTCCGGCCATGAACATCACGGAATGAAGCCCCTCGAAGGGATGAGCGCCTATTGTCGGCGCGGGCACCAGCCCGACCACCAGCGCGACGATCGCTTCGGGCGGTTGTTCCCCAAGCTCAGCCCCGCCTACATCCCGATCCACACGCTCGAGGCGATCGGCCGCAAGGGCGGGCCGATGGATGGCAAATCCAAGAACGACCGGACCGATACCGTACCCGTCGGCATGGTGTTCTTCGGCCAGTTCGTCGATCACGACATCACGCTCGACGCCAGCACCACCTTCGACAGCGTGGTCGATGATCCGGGCGAGATCGCCAATGTCCGCACACCCACGCTCGATCTCGACTGCATCTATGGCGTCGGACCCGAAGCGCAGCCCTATCTCTACGAACAGGCGGGCGCGTTCGCGGGGCCCAAGCTGCTGACCGGGAGCGACAATCCCGGCCAGGCGGGCGAGCGCGACCACGATCTGCTGCGCAGCCCCAATGGCCGCGCGATGATCGGCGATCCGCGCAATGACGAGAACCGCATCATCAGCCAGCTGCAACTGGCGATCATCCGCTTCCACAACCACGTCTGCGACACGCTGCATGCGGAAGACGGCTTCGAGGGCGAGGAACTGTACGAACACGCCCGCGAGGAAACCACCTGGCATTACCAGTGGGCGGTGGTGAACGACTTCCTCGCCGCCATGTGCGGCCGCCCGGTGGTCGAGCGTATCCTCGGCTGCGGACGCGCGCATTATTGCGGCGATACGCCCTTCATCCCGATCGAATTTTCGGTGGCTGCCTATCGCTTCGGCCATTCGATGATCCCGATGAAAATCCAGGTGCAGAAGGGCAAGTCGCCGCTCGAACTGTTCGGCGCGATACTAGGTGGCGGATTCGATGCGCTGGGCACACCCGATGGCGTGGTCGACTGGCACGAATTGCTGTTCACCCCGGCCAACCGCCAGGTCGAACGCGCGCAGAAGCTCGACCTGCTGCTGGCGGGCGATCTGCTGCAATTGCCGTTCATCACCAATGCCGAAAACTCGCTCGCGACCCGCAACCTGCTGCGCGGCAATGCCTTCCTGCTGCCCGGCGGGGAGAAAGTGGCGGAAGCGATCGGCTGCGATCCGAAATGGACCGCCAAGGTGAAGAAACGGATCGCCAAGCTGTCCGACGCGGTCGATGGTGCGCTGTCCGAACACGGCGTCCCGCTATGGCTGTGGATCCTTGCCGAAGCCGAGGTGATCGGACGCGAGGAAAGCGACGGCAGCACCAAGGAAGGCGAAGCGCTCGGCCCGGTCGGCGCAACCATCGTCGCCGAGACGATCATCGGCCTGCTCGAGAATGACGACCACTCCTATCTCGGCAGCAACCGCAACTGGTCGCCGCGGCCCGAGTGGGACACGCTGGGCAAGCTGGTGACCGCCGCGCAGCCCTAA
- a CDS encoding APC family permease has translation MDPTKIAPPRTVGFWGTSLFPLNGMIGAGIFALPAVLVAAVGNFAPWMMLVGGILFLPLALCYAWMATRFEHSGGSVLYGEAAFGRFVGFQAGWARYASAIVTAAANMHVMVAYLAALFPELAGPVASPVAVAVGLALITAINLYGMRASVGALGVMTAIKLLPLGALILSAFFAGGEMGAVTLPQFSQVETVILLTFYAFIGFEGVVEAAGEFKHPKRDVPLSIVTMVSGVTLLYMAIIWAFIAIGPEFAGEDNALAGVAGASMGQIGSLAIVVAASFSIGANNFASGVAQPRLMYGMAERGMLPRWFEYVHPRFLTPFNAILFYGVAAMLFGLWEGFEVLAIAGTLVRLVTYIVTSCALPVLEHREGRIVPFHLFCVIFAVGSSLFIAAQAQAQAWLVLGGFIAAGTLLYVIAARQKPEYPIDEA, from the coding sequence ATGGACCCAACCAAAATTGCACCGCCGCGCACGGTCGGCTTCTGGGGCACGTCGCTGTTCCCGCTCAACGGGATGATCGGCGCGGGGATTTTCGCGCTGCCCGCAGTGCTGGTGGCCGCGGTGGGCAACTTCGCCCCGTGGATGATGCTGGTCGGCGGCATCCTCTTCCTGCCGCTGGCGCTGTGCTACGCCTGGATGGCCACGCGGTTCGAGCATAGCGGCGGATCGGTGCTTTATGGCGAAGCCGCCTTCGGGCGCTTCGTCGGCTTCCAGGCCGGCTGGGCGCGCTATGCCAGCGCGATCGTGACCGCGGCGGCCAACATGCATGTGATGGTCGCTTATCTCGCCGCGCTGTTCCCCGAACTGGCGGGGCCGGTCGCTTCGCCCGTCGCGGTGGCGGTGGGGCTGGCGCTGATCACCGCGATCAATCTCTACGGCATGCGCGCCTCGGTCGGCGCGCTGGGGGTGATGACCGCGATCAAGCTGCTGCCGCTGGGCGCGCTGATCCTCTCGGCCTTCTTCGCGGGCGGCGAGATGGGCGCGGTGACGCTGCCGCAGTTCAGCCAGGTCGAGACGGTCATCCTGCTGACCTTCTACGCCTTCATCGGCTTCGAGGGCGTGGTCGAGGCGGCGGGCGAGTTCAAGCACCCCAAGCGCGACGTCCCGCTGTCGATCGTGACCATGGTGAGCGGGGTAACGCTGCTCTACATGGCGATCATCTGGGCCTTCATCGCGATCGGTCCCGAGTTCGCGGGCGAGGACAATGCGCTGGCGGGCGTCGCCGGCGCCTCGATGGGGCAGATCGGGTCGCTCGCGATCGTCGTCGCGGCCAGCTTCAGCATCGGGGCGAACAATTTCGCCAGCGGCGTGGCGCAGCCGCGGCTGATGTACGGCATGGCCGAGCGCGGCATGCTCCCGCGGTGGTTCGAATATGTCCACCCGCGCTTCCTTACCCCGTTCAACGCGATCCTGTTCTACGGCGTGGCGGCAATGCTGTTCGGCCTGTGGGAAGGCTTCGAAGTGCTGGCGATCGCGGGGACGCTGGTGCGCCTGGTGACCTATATCGTGACCAGTTGCGCGCTGCCCGTGCTCGAACACCGCGAGGGGCGGATCGTCCCGTTCCATCTGTTCTGCGTGATCTTCGCGGTGGGCAGTTCGCTGTTTATCGCCGCGCAGGCGCAGGCGCAGGCGTGGCTGGTGCTCGGCGGGTTCATCGCTGCAGGCACGCTGCTGTATGTCATCGCGGCGCGGCAGAAGCCCGAGTACCCGATCGACGAGGCTTAG
- the uvrC gene encoding excinuclease ABC subunit UvrC: MSRTKAGSPHDPRGKERFHEDRATKTVAGAQPDLEAGIAAIRETVKTLKPRPGVYRMLDARGDVLYVGKARSLKARVANYTQIKGLTNRIQRMISQCRAMEIVVTNSEAEALLLEAQLIKRYRPPFNVLLRDDKSFPFILLRADHAFPRITKHRGARKAKGNYYGPFASAGSVNKTLNALQKLFLLRSCTDSFFNNRDRPCLLYQIKRCSAPCVGRIDEPGYEKLVREAKDFLGGKSSAVQQDLEKQMAKAAEDLDFETAAILRDRLRAATFIQGSQAINAQGVGDADVFALAAKGGQVGVQAFFIRGGQNWGHRTFYPRNTGELEKEEVLSDVLLQFYEEVPPPRTILVDRALPEQDLVAEALCEKAGHGVAISIPQRGTRRKLMQQASRNAVEALERRLAETGTKTKVLRELTEFLELEEVPQRIEVYDNSHIQGDKALGAMVVASPEGFEKGQYRKFNIKTAQTNDDFAMMREVMERRFRKLAETGRDLDARTEGKGHEAIWPDLVLIDGGKGQMSSVRDTLEEMGIEDVPLIAIAKGPHHGREGREVFHFPDGREKTLPVNSPLLFYLQTLRDEVHRYAIGAHRAKRSRAITASPLDEIPGIGPSRKRALLLHFGTAGKVRAAALDDLKRAPGISAGVAQQVYDFYHAGG; encoded by the coding sequence ATGTCGCGCACGAAAGCCGGTTCCCCGCATGATCCGAGAGGTAAGGAGCGGTTCCACGAGGACCGCGCCACCAAGACCGTGGCCGGTGCGCAGCCCGATCTCGAAGCGGGCATCGCCGCGATCCGCGAAACGGTGAAGACGCTCAAGCCGCGCCCGGGCGTCTACCGGATGCTCGATGCGCGCGGCGATGTGCTCTATGTCGGCAAGGCGCGCAGCCTCAAGGCGCGGGTCGCCAATTACACGCAGATCAAGGGCCTCACCAACCGCATCCAGCGGATGATCAGCCAGTGCCGGGCGATGGAAATCGTGGTCACCAATTCGGAGGCCGAAGCGCTGCTGCTCGAAGCGCAGCTGATCAAGCGCTATCGCCCGCCGTTCAACGTGCTGCTGCGCGACGACAAGAGCTTCCCCTTCATCCTGCTGCGCGCCGACCACGCCTTCCCGCGGATCACCAAGCATCGCGGCGCGCGCAAGGCCAAGGGCAATTACTACGGCCCCTTCGCCAGCGCGGGCAGCGTCAACAAGACGCTCAACGCGCTGCAGAAGCTGTTCCTGCTGCGCAGCTGCACCGACAGTTTCTTCAACAATCGCGACCGGCCCTGCCTGCTCTACCAGATCAAGCGCTGCAGCGCGCCCTGCGTCGGCCGGATCGACGAGCCGGGGTATGAGAAACTGGTGCGCGAGGCGAAGGACTTCCTCGGCGGCAAGTCGAGCGCGGTGCAGCAGGATCTGGAAAAGCAGATGGCGAAGGCGGCGGAAGATCTCGATTTCGAGACCGCGGCGATCCTGCGCGACCGGCTGCGCGCGGCGACCTTCATCCAGGGCAGCCAGGCGATCAATGCGCAGGGCGTGGGCGATGCCGATGTCTTCGCGCTGGCCGCCAAGGGCGGGCAGGTGGGCGTGCAGGCCTTCTTCATCCGCGGCGGGCAGAACTGGGGCCACCGCACCTTCTATCCGCGCAATACGGGCGAGCTCGAGAAGGAAGAGGTATTGTCCGACGTATTGCTGCAATTCTACGAGGAAGTGCCGCCGCCGCGCACCATCCTCGTCGACCGCGCCTTGCCCGAACAGGATCTCGTCGCCGAAGCGCTGTGCGAGAAGGCGGGGCATGGCGTGGCGATCTCGATCCCGCAGCGCGGCACGCGGCGCAAGCTGATGCAGCAGGCCAGCCGCAACGCGGTCGAGGCGCTCGAGCGGCGGCTGGCCGAAACCGGGACCAAGACGAAGGTGCTGCGCGAGCTCACCGAATTCCTCGAACTGGAAGAGGTCCCGCAGCGGATCGAGGTCTACGACAACAGCCATATCCAGGGCGACAAGGCGCTGGGCGCGATGGTCGTCGCCAGTCCCGAAGGCTTCGAGAAGGGCCAGTACCGCAAGTTCAACATCAAGACCGCGCAGACCAATGATGATTTCGCCATGATGCGCGAGGTGATGGAACGCCGCTTCCGCAAGCTAGCCGAGACCGGGCGCGATCTCGACGCGCGCACCGAGGGCAAGGGGCACGAGGCGATCTGGCCCGATCTGGTGCTGATCGATGGCGGAAAGGGGCAGATGTCGAGCGTGCGCGACACGCTGGAGGAAATGGGGATCGAGGACGTCCCGCTGATCGCGATTGCCAAGGGCCCGCATCACGGGCGCGAAGGACGCGAGGTGTTCCATTTCCCCGACGGGCGCGAAAAGACGCTGCCGGTCAATTCGCCGCTGCTGTTCTATCTCCAGACGCTGCGCGACGAAGTCCACCGCTACGCCATCGGCGCCCACCGCGCCAAACGCAGCCGCGCGATCACCGCCTCACCGCTCGACGAAATCCCCGGTATCGGCCCCTCGCGCAAACGCGCGCTGCTGCTGCATTTCGGCACGGCTGGGAAGGTGCGCGCGGCGGCGCTGGACGACCTCAAACGCGCGCCCGGTATCAGCGCGGGCGTGGCGCAGCAGGTGTATGATTTCTACCACGCGGGTGGGTGA
- a CDS encoding GIY-YIG nuclease family protein, protein MSAWVYIMSNRKDGVLYIGVTADLSRRIVQHREGKGSAFCRRYGLTRLVYAEEHDSIEDAIAREKAMKAWKRAWKIELIEGANPEWDDLFSVVL, encoded by the coding sequence ATGAGCGCATGGGTCTACATCATGAGCAACCGCAAGGATGGGGTGCTCTATATCGGCGTGACCGCCGACCTCTCTCGGCGGATTGTCCAACATCGGGAGGGGAAGGGCTCGGCCTTCTGCCGGCGGTACGGGCTGACGCGGCTTGTCTATGCGGAAGAGCATGACAGCATCGAGGACGCGATCGCGCGCGAGAAGGCGATGAAGGCGTGGAAGCGCGCGTGGAAGATCGAACTGATCGAGGGTGCTAATCCTGAGTGGGACGATCTTTTCAGCGTAGTTCTTTGA
- a CDS encoding universal stress protein → MKTILFNAAGDDAFPGRLDAVLGLARRFDAHLTLLHAIPYEAVGVLDFQGAAFAAMVPIWREEAARLREATLADLANEDVPWNWVDAGGPAALALLRESALNDLVVVSARDQSAGPDTPSFTAGELALSASCPVLVLPETCTRIDPEAPALVAWDGSAEASHALKAAVPLLRLSSAVYLATVKEAGKPAKAAKEPDLPPVAGADYLSRHGISCEMIEVAPHEEGVAAALQAEAATRKAGLLVMGAYGHTRLTERVFGGVTRRMLTGVRIPLLLTH, encoded by the coding sequence ATGAAGACGATCCTGTTCAACGCCGCCGGGGACGACGCCTTTCCCGGACGGCTCGATGCCGTGCTTGGTCTGGCGCGGCGGTTCGATGCGCATCTCACGCTGCTGCACGCGATCCCCTATGAAGCGGTGGGCGTGCTCGATTTCCAGGGCGCCGCCTTTGCCGCGATGGTACCGATCTGGCGCGAGGAGGCGGCGCGGCTGCGCGAGGCGACGCTGGCCGATCTCGCCAATGAGGACGTGCCGTGGAACTGGGTCGATGCGGGCGGGCCGGCGGCGCTGGCGCTGCTGCGCGAATCCGCGCTGAACGATCTGGTGGTGGTGAGCGCGCGCGATCAGTCAGCAGGCCCGGATACGCCGTCCTTCACCGCGGGCGAACTGGCGCTATCGGCGTCCTGCCCGGTGCTGGTGCTGCCCGAGACCTGCACGCGGATCGACCCCGAAGCGCCCGCGCTGGTCGCGTGGGACGGATCGGCCGAAGCCTCGCACGCGCTCAAAGCGGCGGTGCCGTTGCTCCGGCTGTCGAGCGCGGTCTATCTCGCAACGGTCAAGGAAGCCGGGAAACCGGCGAAAGCGGCGAAGGAGCCCGACCTGCCGCCGGTTGCGGGGGCGGACTACCTCTCGCGCCACGGCATCTCCTGCGAGATGATCGAGGTCGCGCCGCATGAGGAGGGCGTGGCCGCCGCGTTGCAGGCCGAGGCCGCCACGCGCAAAGCGGGGCTGCTCGTCATGGGCGCCTATGGCCATACGCGCCTGACCGAACGCGTGTTCGGCGGCGTGACGCGCAGGATGCTCACCGGAGTGCGCATCCCGCTCTTGCTGACGCATTGA
- a CDS encoding DEAD/DEAH box helicase produces the protein MSFETLPPVLGEALAARGYEAPTPVQAAVIAPDAAGRDLIVSAQTGSGKTVAFGLALAPELLGETGSMPLSEKPLVLAIAPTRELALQVSRELGWLYAGAGLRIATCVGGMDASKERRALRGGPAIVVGTPGRLRDHLERGALDLSGLVGVVLDEADEMLDMGFREDLEEILDATPDTRRTLLFSATMPRPIERLAERYQRNALRLSLAGETRGHGDITYQGITVGPSEIENAVVNMLRFHEAETAICFCATRESVRRLHSTLQNRGFGVVALSGEHSQSERNQALQALRDRRARVCVATDVAARGIDLPTLSLVIHVEIPRDAETLQHRSGRTGRAGKKGTAAIIVPYNRRRRVEGMLRGARIEAQWMDAPTPEAIRKKDHTRLIEKLTEPREIDESDRETAAELMARMTPEDIAAALVQAHRAKMPEPEELIANTPEAHEKAKAERHRPGFEDVTWFRIDIGRRQNAEPRWILPLICRRGHITRNEIGAIRIGQTESWFQVPRAVAGKFADAVQRTASPEDEQDAIAIEEAPEGPRIEARENRRKHGGGGGAGKIHARPAGKGPGGPGGPGKGPGGKPPFKRGKPGGGKPGGGKPFAGKPKFKPKGKPGGPRKD, from the coding sequence ATGTCTTTCGAAACTCTCCCGCCGGTTCTCGGCGAAGCGCTTGCCGCCCGCGGCTATGAAGCCCCCACCCCGGTCCAGGCCGCCGTCATCGCTCCCGATGCGGCCGGCCGCGACCTGATCGTCTCCGCGCAGACCGGCAGCGGCAAGACCGTTGCCTTCGGTCTCGCGCTGGCACCCGAACTGCTTGGCGAAACCGGCAGCATGCCGCTGTCCGAAAAGCCGCTGGTGCTGGCCATCGCGCCCACCCGCGAGCTCGCGCTGCAGGTCAGCCGCGAGCTTGGCTGGCTTTATGCCGGTGCGGGCCTGCGCATTGCCACCTGCGTTGGCGGGATGGATGCGAGCAAGGAACGCCGCGCGCTGCGCGGTGGGCCCGCGATCGTCGTCGGCACGCCCGGACGCCTGCGCGACCACCTTGAACGCGGCGCGCTCGACCTCTCGGGACTGGTCGGCGTGGTGCTCGACGAGGCCGACGAGATGCTCGACATGGGCTTCCGCGAAGATCTCGAGGAAATCCTCGACGCGACTCCCGATACGCGCCGCACGCTGCTGTTCTCCGCCACCATGCCGCGCCCGATCGAACGGCTGGCCGAACGCTACCAGCGTAATGCACTGCGCCTGTCGCTTGCCGGCGAGACACGCGGTCATGGCGACATCACCTATCAGGGGATCACCGTCGGCCCGTCCGAAATCGAGAACGCAGTGGTCAACATGCTGCGCTTCCACGAAGCCGAAACCGCGATCTGTTTCTGCGCCACGCGCGAAAGCGTGCGCCGCCTCCACTCCACGCTGCAGAACCGCGGCTTCGGCGTTGTCGCGCTTTCGGGCGAGCATTCGCAGTCCGAGCGCAACCAGGCGCTACAGGCGCTGCGCGACCGACGCGCCCGCGTCTGCGTGGCGACCGATGTCGCCGCGCGCGGGATCGACCTGCCCACGCTCAGCCTGGTGATCCATGTCGAGATCCCGCGCGATGCCGAAACGCTCCAGCACCGCTCGGGCCGCACCGGACGCGCAGGCAAGAAGGGCACCGCTGCGATCATCGTGCCCTACAATCGCCGCCGCCGGGTCGAAGGCATGCTCCGCGGGGCCCGCATCGAGGCCCAGTGGATGGACGCCCCCACCCCCGAGGCGATCCGCAAGAAGGACCACACGCGCCTCATCGAGAAGCTCACCGAACCGCGCGAGATCGACGAGTCCGATCGCGAGACGGCCGCCGAGCTAATGGCGCGCATGACGCCCGAGGACATCGCCGCCGCGCTGGTCCAGGCACACCGGGCGAAGATGCCCGAGCCCGAGGAGCTGATCGCCAACACCCCCGAAGCGCATGAGAAGGCCAAGGCCGAGCGCCACCGTCCCGGCTTCGAGGACGTGACCTGGTTCCGCATCGACATCGGCCGACGCCAGAACGCCGAGCCGCGCTGGATCCTGCCGCTGATCTGCCGCCGCGGCCACATCACCCGCAACGAGATCGGCGCGATCCGCATCGGCCAGACCGAAAGCTGGTTCCAGGTGCCGCGCGCGGTGGCGGGCAAGTTCGCCGATGCCGTGCAGCGCACTGCCTCGCCCGAGGACGAGCAGGATGCGATCGCGATCGAGGAGGCCCCCGAGGGCCCGCGTATCGAAGCGCGCGAGAACCGCCGCAAGCACGGCGGCGGTGGCGGCGCGGGCAAGATCCACGCGCGTCCCGCGGGCAAGGGTCCCGGCGGTCCGGGTGGTCCCGGCAAGGGCCCCGGTGGCAAGCCGCCGTTCAAGCGCGGCAAGCCCGGCGGCGGCAAACCCGGTGGCGGCAAGCCCTTCGCGGGCAAGCCCAAGTTCAAGCCCAAGGGCAAGCCGGGCGGTCCGCGCAAGGACTGA
- a CDS encoding TonB-dependent receptor translates to MKIRTTLFAGAAIAALSLPAIAHAGEVVGTVSDASDTIALRSAQIRIVELDRVATSERDGSFLFADVPAGEYTLEISYVGAETVTRMVSVPATGAVRADIAMSGFGDNEILVIGQAANLSSALSRKKEADGVSDVLTRDAIGQFPDQNVAESLRRLPGVNVLNDQGEGRFVSVRGLAPDLVSSSLNGVRLPSPEADVRSVALDVISSDIIESIEVKKSLTPDMDADTIGASVEIETTSAFDRKKRLLTAKIEGSYNDYADQISPKGSLDFASRVGDNFGISGGVSYYKRTFETDNIEADGWEEDDGVIYAEDLEYRDYDVERERISATLGFDVRAGDSTELYVRGVYSQFDDQESRRRLIFDLGDAIVSGSGSTVNYSDTDPDPDEDAAITVERDIKDRFESQKIRSLVFGGESDWGAWFANYSASWAKSSELENGSLDPISFEREYEEEGFGVGLDFSDPRIPLYTATDPSGDFRNPGAFELNDVEFVTLSDSQDEEWSAKFDIGRRFAADNGEFTVQVGFKGRWRDKTYDADVAFYENDAMTLTDALGEGQTYRLADISPVAGFTAGSDFFRANFGNFELQEADSAYDSAVEDFAVAEDIMAGYLLGRWESADLRVVYGLRYEHTDNTLAGNNVLLVEEDGTLPDGSIAGDDTVLVSPISIDKSYDHWLPSLNVRYEAQTDLVLRAGFFRSIVRPTPFQQAPHFAVEEADDGEREGEFGNPALLPTEAWNFDAAVEYYMSSNGALFASVFYKSLDNFIVDVNTDVAGSFRGLAFDEATIARNGDEADIFGIELGFAQAFTGALDGVVVQANYTYTDAEGTVTTLASEGPRSIALPATAKHTANFSVGYDKGPIDIRLSGTYRDKYLDELADTADLDRYVDDHFQLDLSAKLRVTDNVQVFYEWVNINNAKYFAYNTFGSQRNLYQYEEYNWTMKGGLRVTF, encoded by the coding sequence ATGAAAATCAGAACCACGCTGTTCGCCGGAGCCGCGATTGCGGCGCTGTCGCTTCCCGCCATTGCGCATGCCGGCGAAGTCGTCGGCACCGTGTCCGATGCCAGCGATACCATCGCTTTGCGCAGCGCGCAGATCCGCATCGTCGAGCTCGACCGCGTGGCGACGTCCGAGCGCGATGGCTCCTTCCTCTTCGCCGATGTCCCCGCGGGTGAATACACGCTGGAAATCAGCTATGTCGGTGCCGAAACCGTCACCCGCATGGTCAGCGTTCCCGCCACCGGCGCGGTGCGCGCGGACATCGCGATGTCCGGCTTCGGCGATAACGAGATCCTCGTCATCGGCCAGGCGGCGAACCTGTCGAGCGCGCTGTCGCGCAAGAAGGAAGCCGACGGTGTCTCCGATGTGCTGACGCGCGATGCGATCGGCCAGTTCCCCGATCAGAACGTCGCCGAAAGCCTGCGCCGCCTGCCCGGTGTCAATGTCCTCAATGACCAGGGCGAAGGCCGCTTCGTTTCGGTGCGCGGGCTTGCACCCGACCTCGTGTCCTCCTCGCTCAACGGCGTGCGCCTGCCGTCGCCCGAAGCCGATGTGCGCTCGGTCGCGCTCGACGTGATCTCCTCCGACATCATCGAATCGATCGAAGTGAAGAAGTCGCTCACTCCCGATATGGACGCCGATACGATCGGCGCCTCGGTCGAGATCGAGACGACCAGCGCCTTCGACCGCAAGAAGCGCCTGCTGACCGCCAAGATCGAAGGCAGCTATAACGATTACGCCGACCAGATCAGTCCCAAGGGAAGCCTCGATTTCGCCAGTCGCGTGGGCGACAATTTCGGCATTTCGGGCGGCGTCAGCTATTACAAGCGCACCTTCGAAACCGACAATATCGAGGCCGATGGCTGGGAAGAGGACGATGGCGTCATCTATGCCGAGGACCTCGAATATCGCGACTATGATGTCGAGCGCGAGCGTATCAGCGCGACGCTGGGCTTCGATGTCCGCGCGGGCGACAGCACCGAGCTGTATGTTCGCGGCGTGTACAGCCAGTTCGACGACCAGGAGAGCCGCCGCCGCCTGATCTTCGATCTCGGCGACGCGATCGTCTCGGGTTCGGGCAGCACGGTCAACTACAGCGATACCGACCCCGATCCGGACGAGGACGCTGCGATCACCGTCGAACGCGACATCAAGGACCGCTTCGAAAGTCAGAAGATCCGCTCGCTCGTCTTCGGCGGCGAAAGCGACTGGGGTGCATGGTTCGCCAATTACTCGGCCAGCTGGGCAAAATCGAGCGAGCTCGAAAACGGCAGCCTCGATCCGATCTCGTTCGAACGCGAATATGAGGAAGAAGGCTTTGGCGTGGGGCTGGACTTCAGCGATCCGCGCATCCCGCTCTATACCGCCACCGACCCGAGCGGCGACTTCCGCAATCCCGGAGCATTCGAACTCAACGACGTGGAATTCGTCACGCTCTCCGATTCGCAGGACGAGGAATGGTCGGCGAAATTCGATATCGGCCGCCGCTTTGCCGCCGACAATGGCGAATTCACCGTGCAGGTCGGGTTCAAGGGCCGCTGGCGCGACAAGACCTATGACGCGGATGTCGCATTCTACGAAAACGACGCGATGACGCTGACCGACGCGCTGGGTGAAGGCCAGACCTATCGCCTGGCCGATATCTCGCCGGTTGCCGGCTTCACTGCCGGTTCGGACTTCTTCCGCGCGAACTTCGGCAATTTCGAATTGCAGGAAGCCGACAGCGCCTATGACAGCGCGGTCGAGGATTTCGCGGTCGCTGAGGACATCATGGCCGGCTATCTGCTCGGCCGCTGGGAAAGCGCGGACCTGCGCGTGGTCTATGGCCTGCGGTACGAGCACACCGACAACACGCTGGCAGGCAACAATGTCCTGCTGGTCGAGGAAGACGGAACGCTGCCGGATGGCTCGATCGCGGGTGACGATACCGTACTCGTTTCGCCCATTTCGATCGACAAGAGCTACGACCACTGGCTGCCGAGCCTCAATGTGCGGTATGAAGCGCAGACCGACCTCGTCCTGCGCGCGGGCTTTTTTCGCTCGATCGTGCGTCCCACGCCGTTCCAGCAGGCACCGCACTTCGCAGTCGAGGAAGCCGATGACGGCGAGCGCGAAGGCGAGTTCGGCAATCCCGCGCTGCTGCCGACCGAGGCATGGAACTTCGATGCGGCGGTCGAATATTACATGAGCTCGAACGGCGCGCTGTTCGCTTCGGTCTTCTACAAGAGCCTCGACAATTTCATTGTCGATGTGAACACCGATGTCGCGGGCAGTTTCCGTGGCCTCGCATTCGACGAGGCGACCATCGCCCGCAATGGCGACGAGGCCGACATCTTCGGTATCGAGCTGGGCTTTGCGCAGGCGTTCACCGGCGCGCTCGACGGCGTCGTGGTGCAGGCGAACTACACCTACACCGATGCCGAGGGTACGGTCACCACGCTGGCCAGCGAAGGGCCGCGCTCGATTGCGCTGCCCGCCACTGCCAAGCATACCGCCAACTTCTCGGTCGGTTACGACAAGGGGCCCATCGATATCCGCCTGTCGGGCACCTATCGCGACAAATATCTCGACGAGCTCGCCGATACGGCGGATCTCGACCGCTATGTCGACGACCACTTCCAGCTCGACCTGTCGGCCAAGCTGCGGGTCACCGACAACGTGCAGGTGTTCTACGAATGGGTGAACATCAACAACGCGAAATATTTCGCTTACAACACCTTCGGCAGCCAGCGTAACCTCTACCAATACGAGGAATACAACTGGACCATGAAGGGTGGCTTGAGGGTGACGTTCTGA